A stretch of DNA from Pseudonocardia hierapolitana:
CCGGCGCTTCGCGGAGTGGCACTCCCCCGTCACCGTCTCGATGGCGGTGCAGCGCGACCGCAGCATGGTCACCCACGGCCACGAGCTGCCCATCAGCGCCGACGAGCTGATCGGTACGCCGCCGCGCTGCCGGGCCGTGATCACCAGCATCGGCGAGGGCGCAGGCGTCCCCGTCCTCCCGTCGTGGGTGGCGCGGTCCCGGCAGGATGGCGCCCTCGTGTTCGCCGACGCGGGCTGGGACCCCACCGGCACGTGGGATCCGGCCCTGCTGCGCACGCTCGCGGGCTGCGACGCGTTCATGCCCAACGCGGTCGAGGCCATGCACTACACCCGCACCGACACCCCGAAGGCCGCGCTGCGCACGCTCGCCGAGCACGTCCCGCTCGCCGTCGTCACGCTGGGCGGCGAGGGTGCCATCGCGATCGACGGCGTCACCGGCGAGACGGCGGAGGTGCCCGCGCTCCCCGTGGACGCGCTCGACCCCACCGGGGCCGGTGACGTCTTCGGGGCGGCGCTCGTGCTCGGCACCATCGCCGGCTGGCCCCTCGAACACCGCCTGCGGTTCGCCGGGGTCTCCGCCGCGCTCGCCGTCCACGAGTTCGGCGGCTCGCTCGCCGCACCGGGCTGGGGTGACATCGGCGACTGGTGGCGCCGCACCCGCGCCTGCGCCGCCGAGGGCAACCCCGCGTCCGTCGAGCTCGCCGGCCGCTACGGGTTCCTCGAGGACCTCGTGCCCCGCACGCACGTCTGCGGGGTGCGGCGGGCCGCCGCCACCATCGCCCGCCACTCCGACGTCACCCGCCCCTGAGGAGCCCCCATGACCAGCCGTCCCGCACGTACTCGTCGCGCCGCCGTCGCCGCGCTCGTCGGGGCGCTGGGGCTGCTCGCCGCGTGCACGCCGGGATCGGAGAACGCGGCCGCTCCGCCACCCACCGACCGCGCCGTGCAGACCGACATCGCCTCGCTGGGGCCGGTCACGCTCACCGTCTGGGACCAGGAGGTCCGCGGCGGCCAGAACGAGCAGATGGAGCGGCTCAACGCCGCGTTCCAGCAGCAGTACCCGAACGTCACGATCAAGCGCGACTCGCGCTCGTTCGACGACCTCGCCACCACGCTGCGCCTGGCCCTGTCCGGCAACGACGCGCCGGACGTCGTGCAGGCCAACAACGGCCGCGCGGACATGGGTGCGTTCGTGGCGGCAGGCGAGCTGCTGCCGCTGGAGCCGTGGTCGCGGGCCTACGGCTGGGACCAGCGCTACCCGGACTCGGTGCGGCAGTACGTGAGCTACACCCCCGACGGCAAGGTGTTCGGCGAGGGCGAGATGTACGGGCTGCCGCAGGTCGGTGAGGTCGTCGGCATCTACTACAACCCCGCGGAGCTGCAGCGGCTCGGCATCGCCGTCCCCACGACGTGGGAGGAGTTCGAGGCAGCGCTCGCCGCCGTCAAGGCCGGCGGGGCCACCCCGCTCGCGCTGGGCAACGTCGAGAGCTGGCCCGCCCTGCACGTGTTCGGCACGGTGCAGGACCAGCTCGTGCCGGCCGACCAGATCACCGACCTCGCGTTCGGCCGCGCGGGGGCCTCCTGGACCACCCCCGAGAACACCCAGGCGGCGCAACGCGTGGCCGACTGGGCCCGCGCCGGGTACTTCAACGAGGGCGTCAACGGCATCGACGACAACCAGGCGTGGCAGGCGTTCTCCCGGGGCGAGGCGGTGTTCCTCATCGGCGGCTCCTGGTACGCCGCCGACCTGGAGGCGGCCATGGGCCAGAACGTCCGGTTCATGCCGCCCCCGCCGCCCGCGGGCCGTCCCGTCTCGGCCACCGGGGGCACCGGGCTGCCCTTCGCCATCACCAGCGCCAGTGACGCACCCGACGCCGCCGCGGCCTACCTCGACTTCATCACCAGCTCGGACGCGATGCGGGTGCTCACCGAGACCGGCAACCTGCCCGTCGTCGACACCGCGGCGCAGACCCCGCCCGCCGGGCTCTCACAGGACGTCTTCGCCGCGTTCGCGGCCGTCGCCGACGACGGCCAGCTGCTGCCGTACCTCGACTACGCCACCCCGACCATGGGCGACACGATGGGCGCGGCGCTGCAGGACCTGCTCTCCGGCGCGCAGCCGCCCGAGGCCGTCCTCTCCACGGTGGAGGCCGACTACGCCGCTTTCGTCAACCGATGACGCCTGCCGACGAGAATGGCTGACACGCTCCTCGCCGGGCCGACCACCACCGCCCCGGCCCGCCGCGGGCACCTCGGGCCCTCGCCGTGGCACGCGCTGGCCTACGTGGCGCCCGCACTGGTCGTGTACGCGGCGTTCGTGCTCTACCCCCTCGGCCGGGCCGTGCACCTGTCGCTCTTCGACTGGGACGGGCTCACGCTCGCCACGTTCGTCGGCCTGGACAACTACCTCGACGTCGTCACCGACGGCGACCTGCGCGCGGCGTTCGGGCACGCGCTCGTCCTGATCGTGTTCTTCGCGCTCCTGCCCACAGCGATCGGGCTCGTGCTGGCCACGCTGCTCACCCGCGCGCGGGTTCGCGGTCTGCCGTTCTTCCGCACCGTCGTGTTCCTGCCGCAGGTGATCGCCATGGTGGTGGTCGGCGTCGCGTGGCGGCAGCTCTACGCCCCAGACGGCTCGGTCAACGACCTGCTCGGCATCGTCGGGCTCGGCGGGGTCGCCCGGGCGTGGCTCGGCGACCCCACGTTCGCGTTGCCCGCCGTCGGCGTGATCGGCACCTGGGTGCAGACCGGGCTCGTCACCGTGCTGCTCATGGCCGGGATCAGCCGCATACCCGACCAGCTGTACGAGGCCGCCCGCCTGGACGGCGCGGGCCCGGTGCGGGAGTTCTTCGCGATCACGCTGCCGTCGGTGCGCGCCGAGCTCGCCGTCGCGCTGACGCTCACCGTGATCGCCGCGCTCAAGACGTTCGACCTGATCTACATCACCACCGGCGGCGGGCCGGGCAACCGCACGTCGGTGCCCTCGTACGAGGTCTACAACCGGGCGTTCCGGCTGGGTGAGGTGGGCTCGGCGGCGGCCGTCGGCGTCACGCTCACCGTGATCATCTTCGCGATCAACCTCGCGGTGGCCCGGATCGGCGAGCGCCGATGATCTCCCACACCGAGCGGTCCGCCAACTACGCGATCCTGCTGCTCTTCGCCGCGATCGCGCTGTGGCCGATCCTCACGATCCTCGGCACCGCCCTCGGCCCCGACGACGCCGGGGGCACGGGCGGTCTCGCCAACTTCCCGGCTGCCTGGGAGGAGGGCCGGTTCGGGAGCTCGATGCTCACCAGCATCGCCGTCTCGGGCTTCGTCGTGGCCGTGGCAGGCGTGCTGTCGATCCTGGCGGGCTACGCGTTCGGGACCATGCGCGTCCCCGGCGCCGCGGTCCTCTTCCCGCTGTTCCTGCTCGGGCTCATGGTGCCCACCGAGGTCATCGTCGTCCCGCTGTACTTCGACCTGCGCACCTTCGGGCTCACCAACACGTTCTGGGGCATCGCCCTGCCGCAGGTGGCCCAGTCGGTCGCCTTCGGCACGTTCTGGATGCGGGCCTACTTCCGGTCCCGCCCGCAGTCGCTCATCGAGGCCGGCCGCCTCGACGGCGCGGGCTCGTGGCGCATCCTCTGGCAGATCCTGGTGCCGCCGGGCCGTCCCGCGATCGTGACGATGGTGGTGCTGACGTTCATGTGGACCTGGAACGAGTTCCTCATCCCGCTGGTCATGGCCACCGACGAGAGCCTGCGCACCGCACCGCTCGGACTCGCGTTCTTCCAGGGGCAGCACACGTCCGGCCTCACGCTGCTCGCGGCCGGGGCGGTGATCGTCGCCGCGCCGGTCGTGGTGGTGTACCTCTTCCTCCAGCGCCATTTCATCCGGGGCATGCTTGAGGGCGCCGTGCGGGAGTGAGTCGAGGGGGTTTTCGTGGCGACCGACGACGACGTGCGCCGGATCGCGCTCGCGCTACCGGGGGTCGAGGAGATCCCCAGCGAGGGCTTCGACTTCCGCGTCGGGAACAAGGGGTTCGTGTGGTCCTATCCGGAGCGCGTGCCCGGGCGGAGGCGGGAGATCCGCACCGACGTCGCCGTGCTGTACGTCGGCGACGAGGCCGAGAAGCAGGCGCTGCTCCTCGGAGAGCCCGAGCTGTTCTTCACCCACCCCACCTACGACGGCCTGCCGCTGGTGATGGTGTGGCTCGACAGGGTCGGACCGGAACGGTTGGAGGAACTGATCCTCGACGCCTGGCGCATGCGCGCTCCGGCCGAGCTCGCCGACCCCTTGGTCTAGCACTGCTTGTGGACAACTCGCGATCTTCGATGCTGCTTGCGAACACCTGTTCGATAGCGTCGGGATCATGCCCCGGGCGCGGAGTTGGACGGACGAGCAGCTGACAGCTGCTGTGGCGGCGAGCCGGACCCTCAGCGAGGTCTGCCGCCGGCTCGGCCTTCGGCCCGGCAAGTACGACATGCTCCGACGGCACATCGCCCGCCTCGGGCTGGATGCGTCGCACATCCCGCTTTCCGCCGGGGGTGTGCGCCGACACCGGCGCTCCTGGTCGTTGGAGGATCTCGCGGAGGCCGTGGCGGCGAGCGACTCCGTGTCCGAGGTGAGCCGGCGCCTGGGATACACGCCGAACGGTGGCGTACATCGCATGATCGTTGGCCACATCCGGTCGTCAGGC
This window harbors:
- a CDS encoding carbohydrate kinase family protein — its product is MSGTVFLDIVFTGLPSPPAAGTEVWAAGMASCPGGIANLAVATARLGLRTSLAAGFGDDVYADFLWQTLAEQERVDLSRSRRFAEWHSPVTVSMAVQRDRSMVTHGHELPISADELIGTPPRCRAVITSIGEGAGVPVLPSWVARSRQDGALVFADAGWDPTGTWDPALLRTLAGCDAFMPNAVEAMHYTRTDTPKAALRTLAEHVPLAVVTLGGEGAIAIDGVTGETAEVPALPVDALDPTGAGDVFGAALVLGTIAGWPLEHRLRFAGVSAALAVHEFGGSLAAPGWGDIGDWWRRTRACAAEGNPASVELAGRYGFLEDLVPRTHVCGVRRAAATIARHSDVTRP
- a CDS encoding extracellular solute-binding protein, with the translated sequence MTSRPARTRRAAVAALVGALGLLAACTPGSENAAAPPPTDRAVQTDIASLGPVTLTVWDQEVRGGQNEQMERLNAAFQQQYPNVTIKRDSRSFDDLATTLRLALSGNDAPDVVQANNGRADMGAFVAAGELLPLEPWSRAYGWDQRYPDSVRQYVSYTPDGKVFGEGEMYGLPQVGEVVGIYYNPAELQRLGIAVPTTWEEFEAALAAVKAGGATPLALGNVESWPALHVFGTVQDQLVPADQITDLAFGRAGASWTTPENTQAAQRVADWARAGYFNEGVNGIDDNQAWQAFSRGEAVFLIGGSWYAADLEAAMGQNVRFMPPPPPAGRPVSATGGTGLPFAITSASDAPDAAAAYLDFITSSDAMRVLTETGNLPVVDTAAQTPPAGLSQDVFAAFAAVADDGQLLPYLDYATPTMGDTMGAALQDLLSGAQPPEAVLSTVEADYAAFVNR
- a CDS encoding carbohydrate ABC transporter permease, producing MISHTERSANYAILLLFAAIALWPILTILGTALGPDDAGGTGGLANFPAAWEEGRFGSSMLTSIAVSGFVVAVAGVLSILAGYAFGTMRVPGAAVLFPLFLLGLMVPTEVIVVPLYFDLRTFGLTNTFWGIALPQVAQSVAFGTFWMRAYFRSRPQSLIEAGRLDGAGSWRILWQILVPPGRPAIVTMVVLTFMWTWNEFLIPLVMATDESLRTAPLGLAFFQGQHTSGLTLLAAGAVIVAAPVVVVYLFLQRHFIRGMLEGAVRE
- a CDS encoding MmcQ/YjbR family DNA-binding protein; its protein translation is MATDDDVRRIALALPGVEEIPSEGFDFRVGNKGFVWSYPERVPGRRREIRTDVAVLYVGDEAEKQALLLGEPELFFTHPTYDGLPLVMVWLDRVGPERLEELILDAWRMRAPAELADPLV
- a CDS encoding carbohydrate ABC transporter permease codes for the protein MADTLLAGPTTTAPARRGHLGPSPWHALAYVAPALVVYAAFVLYPLGRAVHLSLFDWDGLTLATFVGLDNYLDVVTDGDLRAAFGHALVLIVFFALLPTAIGLVLATLLTRARVRGLPFFRTVVFLPQVIAMVVVGVAWRQLYAPDGSVNDLLGIVGLGGVARAWLGDPTFALPAVGVIGTWVQTGLVTVLLMAGISRIPDQLYEAARLDGAGPVREFFAITLPSVRAELAVALTLTVIAALKTFDLIYITTGGGPGNRTSVPSYEVYNRAFRLGEVGSAAAVGVTLTVIIFAINLAVARIGERR